Proteins from a single region of Pirellulales bacterium:
- a CDS encoding ABC transporter ATP-binding protein → MIELRGLHRYFGRTRAVFDVSFSVERGQVFGYIGPNGAGKTTSMRILATLDQPTCGDALVDGFSVVNDPDRVRRRLGFMPDYFGTYSNVNVREYLDFYARAYGLRGSERTRALSYVMSFTKLDLLADKPIDGLSKGMKQRLCLGRALIHDPAVLVLDEPAAGLDPRARIQLREMIRALAAHGKTVLVSSHILTELAEMCDLVGIIERGRLLAVGSVTEIQRGQQTRHFTRIQVRLLDDAAGLATWLAEREGIDQIRTEGHAALFAHEADAEVEAALLRGMIEAGFRVVAFGSQTKTLEEVFMQVTEGHVQ, encoded by the coding sequence ATGATTGAACTGCGCGGCCTGCACCGCTATTTCGGCCGCACGCGGGCGGTCTTCGACGTGAGTTTTTCCGTCGAGCGCGGTCAGGTGTTCGGCTATATCGGACCGAACGGAGCGGGCAAGACCACCAGCATGCGCATTCTGGCGACGCTCGATCAGCCCACTTGCGGCGACGCCCTGGTCGACGGCTTTTCGGTGGTCAACGATCCCGACCGCGTGCGGCGGCGACTGGGCTTCATGCCCGATTATTTCGGCACCTATTCCAACGTGAATGTTCGCGAGTATCTCGATTTCTACGCTCGCGCCTATGGCCTGCGGGGAAGCGAACGCACGCGGGCGTTGAGCTATGTGATGAGCTTCACCAAGCTCGACCTGCTGGCCGACAAGCCGATCGACGGCCTGTCGAAAGGGATGAAGCAGCGGCTGTGTCTCGGTCGCGCCTTGATTCACGATCCGGCGGTGCTGGTGCTCGACGAACCGGCCGCGGGGCTCGATCCGCGTGCCCGGATTCAGTTGCGGGAGATGATCCGGGCACTGGCCGCGCACGGCAAGACGGTGCTGGTCAGCTCGCACATTCTCACCGAGCTGGCCGAGATGTGCGATCTGGTCGGCATCATCGAGCGCGGCCGCTTGCTGGCCGTGGGCTCGGTAACCGAGATCCAACGGGGACAGCAGACGCGTCATTTCACGCGGATTCAGGTGCGCCTGCTCGATGACGCCGCCGGCCTGGCAACCTGGCTGGCCGAGCGCGAAGGCATCGACCAGATTCGAACCGAGGGCCACGCCGCCCTGTTCGCGCACGAGGCCGACGCCGAGGTCGAAGCGGCACTCCTGCGCGGCATGATCGAGGCCGGTTTTCGCGTCGTCGCCTTCGGCAGCCAGACCAAGACGCTGGAAGAAGTTTTCATGCAAGTCACCGAAGGACACGTGCAATGA